From Pseudomonas sp. FP2335, the proteins below share one genomic window:
- the copC gene encoding copper homeostasis periplasmic binding protein CopC → MSMLKTLLVGAVLSVGWGASFTLSAHPKLLSSIPADGAQGVAPVVIELHFSENLLTQFSGAKLSMTAMPGMAHAPMPVKASVAASSDPKVMLIKPASLLAPGSYRVDWRAVSSDTHPILGNVAFSVQP, encoded by the coding sequence ATGTCGATGTTGAAAACGCTGTTGGTGGGCGCTGTGCTGTCGGTCGGATGGGGCGCCAGTTTTACGCTCTCGGCGCACCCTAAACTGTTGTCCTCCATCCCCGCGGACGGTGCCCAGGGCGTTGCGCCGGTGGTGATAGAGCTGCACTTCTCGGAAAACCTGCTGACGCAGTTTTCCGGGGCCAAGCTGAGCATGACTGCAATGCCCGGCATGGCCCATGCGCCGATGCCGGTCAAAGCCAGTGTCGCGGCCAGTAGCGACCCGAAGGTGATGTTGATCAAGCCCGCTTCGCTGTTGGCGCCCGGCAGCTACCGGGTGGACTGGCGTGCGGTGTCGTCGGATACGCATCCGATCCTCGGTAACGTGGCGTTCAGCGTCCAGCCATGA